A window of the Neofelis nebulosa isolate mNeoNeb1 chromosome 13, mNeoNeb1.pri, whole genome shotgun sequence genome harbors these coding sequences:
- the FAM170B gene encoding protein FAM170B, with product MKRHFTDHRGEQSPTDGTSLSLASPEPTGESVEVCWSGTVEREETPSRSGPAIPHEENVCLAHRAPAMLSWSGSSSSRSSSEYQSYSQYQSCYSCLYDDEDAAQRSVCAFYTHVQTVQGVAVAWETESGFEPVSRKPRIHEAEFVKRQRRKGSSFEMASNSDLCWELEASKSHCCPEQDDAELLGPLECCPQELRDTPDWLVTTDYGLRCVACCRVFPTLEALLKHAQYGIQEGFSCQIFFEEMLERKRARGQVREQKLEEEEQSPSEGSECSRPQARALPS from the exons ATGAAACGTCACTTCACAGACCACAGGGGAGAACAATCACCAACGGATGGGACCAGCCTCAGCTtggccagcccagagcccacggGGGAGAGTGTGGAAGTGTGCTGGTCAG GGacggtggagagagaggagacgccTTCACGGTCGGGGCCGGCCATTCCCCACGAGGAGAACGTGTGCTTGGCCCACAGGGCTCCTGCCATGCTGAGCTGGAGCGGTTCCTCGTCCTCCCGGTCCTCCTCCGAGTATCAGTCTTACTCCCAGTACCAGTCTTGCTACTCCTGCCTGTACGACGACGAGGACGCGGCCCAGCGAAGTGTGTGCGCCTTCTACACCCACGTGCAGACGGTGCAGGGCGTGGCCGTGGCCTGGGAGACCGAGTCGGGCTTTGAGCCGGTCAGCCGGAAGCCCCGCATTCACGAGGCCGAGTTCGtcaagaggcagaggaggaaaggctCCTCCTTTGAGATGGCTTCCAACAGCGACCTGTGCTGGGAACTGGAAGCCAGCAAGAGCCACTGCTGCCCAGAGCAGGATGACGCGGAGCTGCTGGGGCCTCTGGAGTGCTGCCCGCAGGAGCTGCGGGACACCCCGGACTGGCTGGTCACCACGGACTACGGGCTGCGCTGCGTGGCCTGCTGTCGGGTCTTCCCCACGTTGGAGGCTCTGCTCAAGCACGCCCAATATGGCATCCAAGAGGGCTTCAGCTGCCAGATCTTTTTTGAGGAGATGCTGGAGAGAAAGCGGGCCAGGGGCCAAGTCCGGgagcagaagctggaggaggaggaacagagccCTTCAGAGGGCAGTGAATGTTCGCGGCCCCAGGCCAGGGCGCTTCCCTCGTAG